A DNA window from Parabacteroides johnsonii DSM 18315 contains the following coding sequences:
- the bamA gene encoding outer membrane protein assembly factor BamA: MYKRIVLFFMFLGLAFGAFAQETDTTKVEEPAEVPVISYSTPPKKYKIADIKVTGIKNYDDFVLIGFSGLSVGDEITIPEPGGAITDAVKRFWKHGLFSDVKILATKIEGDQVWLEIQLKQRPRISEVNYHGIKKGEREDLEARLGLRKGYQVTPNLIDRATTLIKKFFDGKGFKNVDVEILQKDDIAHEGEVIVDININKNEKTKIHKIHFEGNSALTDRDLKKAMKKTNEKFSLFNDWKSSILEAFSTKKFTTEEYENDKKNIIEKYNEKGYRDAVLVEDSVVNYNEKRVDIFLKVEEGDKYYLKDINFVGNTKYPTEQLLYILGMKPGDVYNQKKLNERLTTDDDAVSNLYYNNGYIFFGADPVEVDVENDSISLEVRIQEGPQATINRVIINGNDRLYEDIVRRELRTKPGMLFSRDDLMRSTREIAQMGHFDPENLVPQPIPDPDNGTVDIQYNLVSKANDQIEFSAGWGQTGVIGKLSLKFTNFSMKNLLNPSTYKGIIPQGEGQTLTLSGQTNGRYYQAYSISFMDPWFGGKRPNTLSVSAYFSKQTDISSNYLSNNSYGYNPYYGYGGYPYYGGYGGYGYGYGYGYGYGNYGNYELAYDPDKSIMMFGLSAGYGKRLNWPDDYFQFMATLNYQLYMMKDWDYFLVNNGNCHNINLELNLQRNSIDNPLYTRKGSQFMFSVAATPPWSLWDGKDYKNMSDQDEAKFRMIEYHKWKFKAKIFSPLAPLTVKRTPVLMTRVEYGFLGSYNKYKKSPFETFYMGGDGMSGYSSTYATETIGLRGYENGSIAGNGGYNSYGYAYSRLSMELRYPFLLEPSSTIYGLVFVEAGNAWRDLKDFNPFQLKRSAGVGVRIFLPMIGLMGIDWAYGFDRPDGSSQRGGSNFHFIIGQEF; the protein is encoded by the coding sequence ATGTACAAAAGAATAGTGCTGTTTTTCATGTTTCTGGGATTGGCCTTCGGGGCTTTTGCTCAGGAAACTGACACTACCAAGGTTGAAGAGCCGGCAGAAGTGCCGGTCATTTCCTATTCGACACCTCCCAAAAAGTATAAAATTGCGGATATCAAGGTGACGGGGATTAAAAATTATGATGATTTCGTGTTAATAGGCTTTTCCGGCTTGTCGGTAGGGGATGAGATTACTATACCTGAGCCGGGCGGAGCGATTACAGATGCTGTAAAGCGTTTCTGGAAACATGGACTATTCTCGGATGTTAAGATTCTGGCAACTAAAATCGAGGGGGATCAGGTTTGGTTGGAAATCCAATTGAAACAGCGTCCGCGTATTTCGGAAGTCAACTATCATGGCATCAAGAAGGGAGAGCGTGAGGATCTGGAAGCCCGTCTGGGTTTGCGGAAAGGATACCAGGTGACTCCTAACCTGATCGACCGTGCGACTACGCTGATCAAGAAGTTCTTCGATGGCAAGGGCTTTAAGAATGTGGATGTTGAAATCCTACAGAAGGACGATATCGCACACGAAGGCGAAGTGATCGTTGATATCAATATCAACAAGAACGAAAAGACCAAAATCCACAAGATCCATTTCGAGGGAAACAGTGCGTTGACGGATCGTGACTTGAAAAAGGCGATGAAGAAGACGAACGAAAAGTTCAGCCTGTTTAACGACTGGAAGAGCAGTATCTTGGAAGCGTTCAGCACGAAGAAATTTACGACGGAAGAATATGAAAACGATAAGAAAAACATTATCGAAAAATATAACGAAAAAGGGTATCGTGATGCTGTTCTTGTGGAAGACAGTGTTGTGAATTATAACGAAAAACGGGTGGATATCTTCTTGAAAGTGGAAGAAGGTGACAAATATTACCTGAAAGATATCAACTTTGTCGGTAATACGAAATATCCGACGGAACAGCTGTTGTATATTTTAGGAATGAAACCGGGTGACGTTTATAACCAGAAGAAACTGAATGAACGATTGACGACCGACGATGATGCCGTTTCCAACTTGTATTATAACAACGGTTACATCTTCTTTGGTGCCGATCCTGTTGAAGTGGACGTCGAAAACGACTCCATCTCTTTGGAAGTCCGTATCCAGGAAGGTCCTCAGGCAACTATCAACCGAGTGATCATTAACGGTAACGACCGTCTGTATGAAGATATTGTTCGTCGTGAACTTCGTACGAAGCCGGGTATGTTGTTCAGCCGTGACGACTTGATGCGTTCAACTCGTGAAATCGCGCAGATGGGACATTTCGACCCGGAAAATTTGGTTCCGCAACCGATACCTGATCCTGATAACGGAACAGTGGATATCCAGTACAACCTCGTGTCCAAGGCAAACGACCAGATCGAGTTCTCTGCCGGTTGGGGACAGACAGGTGTGATCGGTAAGTTGAGTTTGAAGTTTACGAACTTCTCTATGAAGAACCTGCTGAACCCGAGCACCTATAAAGGTATTATTCCGCAGGGCGAAGGACAGACGCTGACACTGAGCGGCCAGACAAACGGACGCTACTATCAGGCATACAGTATTTCGTTTATGGACCCGTGGTTTGGTGGCAAACGCCCGAATACCTTGTCCGTGAGCGCTTACTTCTCCAAACAGACGGATATCAGTAGTAACTACTTGAGCAATAATAGCTATGGTTATAACCCGTATTACGGTTATGGCGGCTATCCTTATTATGGCGGTTACGGTGGCTATGGTTACGGCTATGGCTATGGTTACGGTTATGGAAATTACGGTAACTATGAATTGGCCTACGACCCAGATAAGTCGATCATGATGTTCGGACTTTCTGCCGGTTACGGTAAGCGTTTGAACTGGCCGGATGACTACTTCCAGTTTATGGCGACTCTGAACTACCAGTTGTATATGATGAAAGATTGGGATTACTTCCTGGTAAATAATGGTAACTGTCACAATATCAACTTGGAGTTGAACTTGCAGCGTAACTCTATTGACAACCCGCTGTACACACGTAAAGGTTCCCAGTTCATGTTCTCGGTTGCCGCAACTCCGCCCTGGTCATTGTGGGACGGTAAGGACTATAAGAATATGAGCGACCAGGATGAAGCGAAGTTCCGCATGATCGAGTATCATAAATGGAAATTCAAAGCGAAGATCTTCTCTCCGCTGGCTCCGTTGACTGTAAAACGTACGCCGGTGTTGATGACACGTGTCGAATACGGATTCCTGGGTTCTTACAACAAGTATAAGAAGTCGCCGTTCGAAACCTTCTATATGGGGGGTGACGGTATGAGTGGATACTCCAGTACCTATGCTACCGAAACGATCGGTTTGAGAGGTTACGAAAACGGTAGTATCGCCGGTAACGGAGGTTACAATTCGTATGGTTACGCTTACTCCCGCCTGTCGATGGAGTTGCGCTATCCGTTCTTGTTGGAGCCGTCTTCAACGATCTACGGTCTGGTATTCGTAGAAGCGGGTAATGCCTGGAGAGATTTGAAAGATTTCAATCCGTTCCAGTTGAAGCGTTCTGCCGGTGTCGGTGTCCGTATCTTCCTCCCGATGATTGGTCTGATGGGTATCGACTGGGCTTACGGTTTCGATCGTCCTGACGGAAGTTCACAGAGAGGCGGTAGTAACTTCCACTTTATTATCGGACAGGAATTTTAG
- a CDS encoding OmpH family outer membrane protein has product MKKIIALSCLLFLCSFAGHAQKFALIDMEYILKNIPAYEMTNEQLSQVSKKWQNEVDAIQQEAQNMYKTYQSDLVFLSAEMKSKREEAIVQKEQEAQDLKRKYFGPEGELFKKRESLMKPIQDEIYNAVKEISEDKGYQMVMDRASSMNIIFASPKIDISNEVLIKLGYSK; this is encoded by the coding sequence ATGAAAAAGATTATTGCCTTAAGCTGTCTGTTGTTCCTCTGCTCGTTTGCAGGGCACGCACAAAAGTTTGCATTAATAGATATGGAATATATATTGAAAAATATTCCGGCTTATGAAATGACGAATGAGCAGTTGAGCCAGGTCTCCAAAAAATGGCAGAACGAAGTGGATGCTATCCAGCAGGAAGCGCAGAACATGTACAAGACTTATCAGAGCGATCTTGTATTCCTATCTGCCGAGATGAAGTCGAAACGTGAAGAAGCGATCGTTCAGAAAGAACAGGAGGCACAGGATTTGAAACGTAAGTATTTCGGCCCCGAAGGCGAGCTGTTTAAGAAACGTGAAAGCTTGATGAAACCGATACAGGATGAGATCTACAATGCCGTGAAGGAAATCTCCGAAGACAAAGGCTATCAGATGGTCATGGACCGGGCGTCGTCAATGAATATCATTTTTGCTTCTCCGAAGATCGATATAAGCAATGAAGTCCTGATAAAGTTAGGATATTCAAAATAA
- a CDS encoding OmpH family outer membrane protein: MKKLIIFLLMMLPLGVFAQESKIAIVNTQEVIQAMPEFATMQKQMADMEAKYKNEMQVMQDEYNKKYSDFVAQQDSLTENIKMRRMQELQDMEQRTQNFIQISQQDFQKKQGELFTPIQDKLKNAIKAVGDEKGYTYILDPQIVLYQGNTAVDATQFVKAKLGIN; the protein is encoded by the coding sequence ATGAAGAAACTGATTATTTTTTTGTTGATGATGCTCCCGTTGGGCGTTTTTGCTCAAGAATCTAAGATTGCGATTGTAAATACGCAGGAAGTGATCCAGGCTATGCCGGAATTTGCAACGATGCAGAAACAAATGGCTGATATGGAAGCCAAATATAAAAACGAAATGCAGGTGATGCAGGACGAATACAATAAGAAGTATTCTGATTTTGTTGCTCAGCAGGATTCATTGACGGAAAATATCAAAATGAGAAGAATGCAGGAATTGCAGGATATGGAACAGCGTACACAGAACTTCATCCAGATCTCCCAGCAGGATTTCCAGAAGAAGCAGGGTGAGTTGTTCACTCCGATCCAGGACAAACTGAAGAATGCCATCAAGGCAGTCGGTGACGAAAAAGGATATACTTATATTCTGGATCCGCAGATTGTTCTTTATCAAGGTAATACTGCAGTTGACGCAACTCAGTTCGTAAAAGCTAAGTTAGGTATTAACTAA
- the murI gene encoding glutamate racemase, with product MFSSAPGPIGIFDSGYGGLTIFDKIREAMPGYDYIYLGDNARSPYGTRSFEVVYRFTRQAVETLFNEGCQLVILACNTASAKALRTIQQRDLPQWDPARRVLGVIRPTVELMDKISKSKHVGILGTTGTITSGSYSLEIKKMFPHMTVTGEACPMWVPLVENNEFGSPGADYFVRKHLEHILATDPKIDTLVLGCTHYPLLIEKIKAFLPAGITLFSQGEYVAASLTDYLHRHPEMDIRLTKQGNCRFLTTESATKFSDAASVFLKYPVEVEQIRLVE from the coding sequence ATGTTTTCATCAGCACCAGGTCCGATTGGTATCTTCGACTCCGGTTACGGAGGGCTTACCATTTTTGATAAGATCAGAGAAGCAATGCCGGGGTATGATTATATTTATTTGGGCGATAACGCTCGTTCTCCTTATGGTACGCGCTCGTTTGAGGTCGTGTATCGTTTTACAAGGCAGGCTGTGGAGACGCTTTTCAATGAGGGATGCCAGCTTGTAATCCTGGCTTGCAATACGGCATCGGCGAAGGCATTGCGTACGATCCAGCAGCGGGACTTGCCGCAGTGGGACCCGGCTCGTAGGGTGTTGGGCGTAATCCGCCCGACGGTGGAACTGATGGATAAGATCAGCAAGAGCAAGCATGTCGGTATTTTAGGGACAACCGGCACCATCACCTCCGGTTCCTATTCATTGGAAATAAAAAAGATGTTTCCGCATATGACGGTGACGGGCGAAGCCTGCCCGATGTGGGTTCCGCTGGTCGAGAATAATGAGTTCGGTTCGCCGGGAGCGGATTATTTCGTGCGAAAGCATCTGGAACATATCTTGGCCACCGATCCAAAGATCGATACACTTGTCTTGGGTTGCACGCATTACCCGTTGCTGATCGAAAAGATCAAAGCGTTCCTCCCTGCAGGGATTACTTTATTCTCGCAGGGAGAATATGTCGCTGCGAGCCTGACCGACTACCTGCACCGCCATCCCGAAATGGATATCCGCTTGACAAAGCAGGGGAACTGTCGTTTCCTGACCACCGAATCTGCCACCAAATTCTCCGATGCTGCCTCTGTTTTCCTGAAATATCCGGTAGAGGTGGAACAGATTAGATTGGTTGAATGA